The nucleotide window GAACGTGCCGCTCGGCGGCAAGGCGGTCAACGCCATTCGATCCTTTAGCGGTCGCGGCGTGCTCGTGTGGGGCGCGCGGACGCTCGACGGCAACAGCCAGGATTGGCGCTACATCAACGTGCGCAGGACGCTGATCATGCTGGAGCAGTCGATACGCGCTGCAACCGAACCCTTCGTGTTTGCGCCGAACACCTCGTCGACCTGGGTGACCGTTCGCACCATGATCGAGAACTTTCTTCATAACCAGTGGAAGGCCGGTGCCCTGTCGGGTGCGACACCGAATGAGGCCTACCGCGTCGAGGCTGGGCTCGGCTCAACCATGACGGGCAACGACATCCTCGACGGATACATGCGTGTGTCCGTGCAGGTTGCGGTGGTGCGACCCGCAGAGTTCATCGTCATCACCTTTCAACAAAGAATGCAGGTAGCCTGATCCAATACGAAAAGGAGCGTGACCATGGCGGATACCGGTGACAAGCAGGGGGCGACGTAGCCGCTGCCCAGGTTTTATTTCAGTGTCGATCTGGGGGATGCCGGGAAGATTCCGTTTCAGGAAGTCTCGGGGCTGGACACCGAAGCGGAAGCAATAACTTACCGAGCCGGTGACAGCACGGCGTTCCCTGTCATCAAGATGCCGGGGCTCGTCAAGACCAGCACCGTCACCTTGAAGAAAGGCATTTTTGTCAACGACAACCGCTTCTGGTCGTGGTTCAAGCAAATCCAGATGAACGTGATCACCCGCCAGTCGGTGACAATCAGCCTGCTCGATGAAGAGGCAAAGCCCACCATGGTGTGGAAGCTCGCCAACGCGTGGCCGACCAACATCACCGGCACCGACCTGACACCCGACGGCAACGAGGTTGCCGTGGAAACACTGGAACTCGCGTACGAGTCGCTCACGATTGGGAACGGAGACGAAATCGGATGAACGACCATCCGCCAGCCGCGTTTGGGTTTTGTGTGCACATCGTCGACAACCCCACTGGCGAAGGTGGCAGCTTCCAGGCTATCTCCGGGCTTGATGCCGAGCGCGGTGTCACTGAGGTGGCCGAAGGCGGTGAAAACCGGTTTGTGCACGCGCTGCCCGGGCGCGCAACATCGCAGATGCTCACCCTCGAGCGCGGCGTGGTCTCCGCCGGTTCACCGCTCTTTGCCTGGTGCAAAAAGACGTTTGAACGGGGTATGAGCGAACCGGTCACGCCTCAATCGCTGACAGTGGAGCTGCTTGACCCTGAGCACACGCCGGTGATGGCGTGGTCCCTGTCGGGTGCCTGGCCGGTCACGTGGACGGTGGGCACGCTCCGATCGGAGATAAACGACATCGCGATCGAAACACTCACGTTGGCGTGCTCGTCAATCTCACGACACGGTGTCGGTGTGCCGCAACGTGATTGATGCGCCGGCGCGTAGCCAGGAGTGCTTGGGCCGCGTATAGGTCTTGAACGCATGGCGAGGAAGGAGGGAAGCGTGATAGCGATGGCGGTTGTCGCCTACGCAGACAGTGAGCTGAGCGCTGACGTTGGTGAAGTCACCCTGTCGGTCAACCCCGAAACGATCACCCGCACATCGGTCACGGGATGGGTTTCTGCCTACGAGCCGGGTGCCACGGGTGCGGTGGAACATCCCTGCACGCCGGAATCGGAAGACCTGTCCTTCGACTTCGTGGTGGATGCGACCGGGGTGGTGCCGGGCGTCGCCAGCGTCCGTGACGAGATAGACCGCTTCAGGACCCTCGCGTACGCCTACGACGGCACGGCGCACCATCCGAAATGCCTGACGCTCACGTGGGATGACCAGGCATTCACGGGTGTGCTCGTCAATCTCTCAATAGCGTACGAGCTGTTCTCGCCAACGGGGGAGCCACTGCGCGCAACGCTGTCTGTCACGTTCAATCAGCACCACACGCCACAGGATCTGGCTCGGCGAGCGGAAAAGACGTCAGTAGACCTCACGCGAGTGCAACCCGTATCCGAGGTGCCGCGTCGCCGGTGAGGGTGTGGATTCCGTACACACCGCAACCCGTCACCGGCAGTTCGACCAAGGGGCGGGGGCGTCGCCTCTCCCATCGACCTGCAAGCGCCTGGCTGCACAGTCCGGCACGTCGATAGCCGTCGCCACCGAGGCAGGTCACTTCTTCAAACCACGGCAGGTGCCGAACCCGCAGTCGTGGTTGCCTCGGAGCCCGTAGGCAACACCCGAGCCCGACGCCAGGCTGATCGGCGCCCACCGCACACGGGCGGTGGGTGGAGTTCAGGGCTGTCTGGCGGCGTGGCATCGCAGACATGGCCAGTCAAGCAAGAAACGGCTGATAAATGCAAGCCTGGTAGAGTGCTGCCTCGAGGGGCTGCACCCGTACAGCAAAGCAACGCCAGAGCGTGTACGCGTTCCGATCACGCTAACAGCCGAGACGTGCTTGCGGGATCAAAACTGCCAGAGCAGGACGGCGCCGACTTCCAGTTTGTAGTCGTCCACGGCGAGCGGGCTTTTCTGGATTTCACTGCTGTAGAACTCGGTGCCGAGTTTCGTGATGAACTGGATGTTGTCGGTGAGGATGCGGCGGTCGGTGATGAAAAAACCGGTGGAGCGCAGACCGCCGTCGAGTGTGGTCTCGGCCAGACCGGAATTGGCGGCGTCTTGGGCGCTCACGCCAAAGCCGCGGTTGAAAAAGTCGGCGTCACCGTAGCTCAGGTACAGCCAGGCTTCGGTACCGGAGCCGTCGGGTGCGTCGGAGAAGCGGTGGCCCGCGGTGAGCTCGGTCCACCAACCGAAATCGGACGGCCCAGTCAGGAAGCGGGCGGCCACCCAGTTCTTCCACGCCGGTCCGAATGCGTGCTTCGTCTCGACGAACACCGAAACCACCGCGTCGCGTTCCTCGATGCCTGCGAGGAAGCCGTCGTCCGAATCGTCCGGCGCGAGCCCGTCTTCATAGTAACCGCCGGCGGTGATCAGCCAATCGGGCTGACGCAGGTAGCGCCAGGCGATCTCGACACCCTCCTGGTACACCATCTGGTTGCCGAACCGGTACTGGTTGGTGATGTTCGGGTCGAACTCGGTGCCGTAGTTGTCAGAGCCCTCGTAGGCGCCCTCGTACTCAAGGCCGATGCCGTAGCCACCACCCCAACCCGCGCCGCGGGTGAAGTCCGGGATCGACGGCAGGGGCACCAGCGGGGCAGCCGTGTCGGCGGCAGTGGCAGCGCCGTGTACAAGACCGAAACAGAGGAGGGCAGTTGGTATCACATTGCGGAGAGTCACACGCGTGGACCTGTGGTTGAGAAGGCGGTGGTGCGGCCCGACTCAGCAGTCGTCGGCCACACGGGAAGCGGGTATAGCACCGGCTTCGGGGCCGGGATACGGCCACGAAGCCCGCACCACGCCGTGGTGCCGGCCACGTCGCGCGGAGGTCTCACCGTGTGGGACAGATGCCCGACCCCACTCGCAGACCGGGTTGGCGTGGTGCCGTGGGGGGGGGCTGCCGTTGGCTGTGTGTCCGGTGCAGGTGCGAACCGGGCTCACATCGGATCATTCCGGCGACACGGCATCGCGGTCTTCGGCGTTGTCTGAGTGCTTTGAACAGACCGGAGGTGCGTGCCGTTCGTGGCGACGGACCCCGCGTGTGGCTGCGTTGATCAGACTGGGCTAGCCGGGTTGATACAGAGGCGGCGACCCGGCGGGTATTACGCAACGTCGGCAAGGCCGAAGCCGCGCTCTACCTCGGGCCTGTTGACCGTCGATCGCTGGGTACGTGTGGCCGCCACTGTGGGGAGCGTTGTTGGTGTGCTGCTGAGGAGAATGTGTCCTGTACTCACTGGCACTGACCACGCGCCAGCATGGTTCTGTGAAAGCGACGGCTCGGGGTTGTTGGCGTCTGGGCGCAATCGGTGCCTGTCTCCGGATGCTCCCGACTTGCTGACTGCTGCTTCAAGTCGGTCAAATCAATTCGCGTACTGACAGCACCACCCTACCCAAGCGGTTGCCGCAGCGAGTAGGCTTGGCGCAACACACAGTAAGGGGCGAAACCATGCGGTTCCTGGTTGGGCTTGTGGCTGTCATCGCCGTGTCCGCGACGGCGGTTCACGCCTACGATCTCGGGCCATTGAACGCCTTTGTCACACCGTCTGAGCAGGGCAACTGGCGCATCGTCGATGTCGGCGATGCGGCGGTGTTTGAAAACCGGAGCGTGCCCGGCGACATCAACTTCGCCTACGTGTTTTCAGACCCGGCGGACGAGGGCCGGCGCGACATCTCGGTGGACGTGGGGGTGCTGAACGGCGACCGCTACGCGAAAGCCGGGTTGCTGTACGGCTTCGAGTCGGACCCGCGCACCTACTTCATGTTCACCGTGTCCGCCGACCGCACGGTCCGCCTCGAATACCGCAGCACCTCGGGGTGGGAAGAACCGATGGCGTTTTCGCTCGGCGACCTGGACCCAACGGGCGTCAACCTCGCGATCCGCGAGTCGGGCAACGAGATTGCGCTGATCGTCAACGGCCAGGAGAAGGCCGCGTTCGGGAACGGCCGCGTCGGGCGGGGCGGTGTTGGCATCGTGGCGGCAGGCATCGGGCAGTTTGCGTTCAACGGTTTTAAGGTCAACGCAGCGCAGGCGGCGGCAACGCCCGCCGACGATGCGCCGACACCGCAACCGGACCGCCGGGTTGCTGAAGCGGACGCGTCGCCAGACGCCTCGGCCTCAGCATCCGCCATGGATGGCGTGTTGCACATCAAGCCGGTTGAGCTGACCGACGCACACGGCTTTGAGAAACCCATCCCCGCCGCGACCACCTTGATACCGGCATCGTGGACCTTCAACGGCCAGGTGCAGTACTCGACCTCGCCCTGCGCGCGGGAGCCCAAGATGGTGTTCAAGGCGGCGTCGGCCGACGGCAAAGTGTCGGTCTCGATGCTGCCGGCGTTTACCGTGAGCTGGTCAAGCCTCGGTCAGTCGACGGCCTGTCCGTTCCACCGCGCGCTGCGCGCCGAGGACATGATCCAGCCCGTGCTCGGCAACCAGTTGACCAACCCGAAGGTAATCGAGATCAACCGCGACCCGGCCATGACCGAGCAGCTCGCGCGCGCGGCGCAGCGCTCGCCCCGATTCAGCCAGTACGGTGACCACCTGGTTGCCACCATCGAGCACGACAACGACGGTGAGCGATACCGCTCCCACCTGATGCTGTTCACGCAACACCAGCACACCGTGCAACCGATGGCCTACGGGTCGCCTGCAGAGATTACGGTGACCACCGTGATGCCGGTGGTCTACGACGCACCGAAGAGCGAATTCGGCAAGCCCGAGCACACCGTCGCCCAATCGCTGATCTTCAGCAGCTTCCAGCGCGACCCACAGTGGTCCGCCCGCATCGGCAAGGGTCTAAAGGCCATGGCCGACGACGACCGCCGCACGGCAGAGTCCATCGCCAAGATGCGCCGCGAGACAAACACGTTCATCGCGTCCCTCAACGCGTCATCCCGCGCACAGGCAGACGCCTCCAACGACCGCAACCACCGCCGCACCCTCGAAATGCTCACCGAAACCCAGACTGTCCAAACCAGTTCAGGCCCCGTCAGATTACCGGCCGGACAAGCCTGGCAAGCCGCCAATGGCAGCCTGTTCGTGTCGCAGAACCCGAATTTCAACCCCAGCAGCGTTGGGATTTCTGCGAAGCGGTTGCAGGCGGTTCGGTGAGGTGTTGAATAGCGTTAGCTCGATCTGAGGTGGGGCTTGACCAGCGGCATGCAGAGCGGTGAATGTCCACTGTCTTCGATGCGTGTTCTCAAACGGTGCCATTCCAGTGTGCTGTGTACACGATGTCTATTTGGACACCTGGGTTGGCTCTTTCTTCAGTGCCGCTTCGGCGTCGGTGAGTTCGGGAAGGCGGCGGCCGTAGCTGTGATCGCGGATGAGGGTAGCGGCCTTGTCCAGTGCGTCGCGGTCACGGAACAGGCGGGCGCGGGTGAGGTGGGTGTCGGCGAGGAAGAGCGGCATGGGGCCGCGCTCGGCGATCAGTTGGGCTTCTTTGAGGTGTTTGTCGGCGAGGTCATGCTCGCCTCGGACGGCGTGGTAGAGCGCGGCGGTCAGCAGGCCTCTTGGTAGATCGTCCGCATGTCCAGAGGCGCGAAGGCCGTTGGCGGCTTGGGCGACTTGCGGCAGGTCGAGCGTCGGTTGTGGCAGCGAGTTGGCGAGGATTGCGCGGATCAGCCTGACCCGGGCGAGCGTCAGGTGGTCGAGGGCGATGTCGAGAAGCGATGCATTGTTTTTAATTGCCCATCCCAAAGTTGTCGTCGCCCGGCGTTCCACCTCGGCAAGCGTCTCTGCGTGCTGCGCTAACGCTCCGGCACCGGACTGGTCCAGCAGCTGCTGCCACGCCGCGTGTTCGGCAGGGGCCAGCAGCCAGTCGCAGTATTGGAAACCTCGCTGCGAATAGAGCAGGTCATACTGCGGCTGCCTCTTCTGCTGCATCCCTTCGGCCTCAGCGAACAGCGTGCCGGCCTCGTTACGCTCACCCGACTGGTGCAAGGCGTCCGCTGCCGTGGTGCGTAAAGCCGTTCGCTCGAATACCTCGCCGCTCTGGTCGGCGTGGCTGACCGCCTGGCGGGCCGCGGTCACCGCGTCCGGCACGTGGCCCAGTGTCAGCTGCAACTCGCTGAGGTTGCCGGCAGCTCTCGCGGCCTGATTCCAGCTCTCCTGCTGAACAACCCAGTCCAACCCGGCCTGCATCGGTTGCAGCGCTTCGGTCAGGCGGCCGAGGGCGCGGAGGCAGACTGCAGCCTGGCTCAGCAGCCAGGCCTGAGCGGCTTCGCTCAGATTTAGTGACACCTTGCTCCACGGCCTGGATGTCGAACGGTCGAAGAAGGCCGCCACCGCCGCGAGGTCGGCCCCGATCGCGCCGAGTTTTCTCACGCTGTAGAAACCGTCGCTGCCCGTGCCGCGGAGGATGCGGTCTCGATAGACGTCTGCTCGTGCCTCTTCATGCCGTCCGGCGAGGCAGCCGTGGGTGACGGCTTCGTAGAGTGGTGCCAGGCCGTCGATGTCGTCCGGGCGGTGTGGCGTGGTCTCGCAGAGGTGGTCAAACAGCCGCGAGTGGGCTGCCATGAACGCCTCTGGCAGTTGCTGTTGCAGCTGCTTGGCGAAGTACTCGCGGATCAGCGGGTGGCCATCGAGCGCGACGTCGGCTTGTGAGCCTGAGTAATCCTCGCCGCCACCGTGCGACAGCAATTCGTTCTCGATCAAGGTATTCAGCGCCACTTCGATATCTAACGGCTCTGCCGCACAAAGGAGCTCTGTCAGGTTGGGAATGGGGGGCTGGGCGCACAATGCACCAAAACCTCCGGGCGTCATCGGTTTCTCGAAGAGCCCCATTAAACGCAAAATGGCCAATTCGAGCTGGTGCGCTTCATCGCCCGACAGCAGCCAGGATTCGTATTTCGCCATGACCCGTTGTGTCGAACGGCCCTGGTGCAGCTTGTCAGCCTCGGTGATTCCGATTTCGCGCCATTTGCGCAGGTCTTTACCGTAGCCTCGGGCCAGCAGTCGGCCGAGCTGAAGCATTGACAGGGCGTGGCCGCCGAGGGCCTCCCACATCGCTTTGATCTCGTCGTCTGTGCCGATCAACTGGAGGTGCCGTATCAGATTTACGGCGGCGTCCAGCATCAGCTTGTCAAGCTTGTGCTCTTGCTGTGTTGGGAAGCTGTCAATGTTGCTGAGGTGCTCGCGGGTGGTGACAATGCAGAGGCCGTTGTTGTCTTGAGCCAGGCTTTGTAGCAAGGCTTCAAGGGCGTTGTCCTTTAGGCGGCCAGCTTGCCCAGACCGGTCCGTCGGTGGGTATTGCAGAGGCTCGATACCGTCCAGCACGAGCAGCGTTTTGTGCCGTCTGCTCAGGTTAGCGAGCCGTTCGCCGCGTTCCCACTCGGTGCCGAGCGTCGGATCTGGGTCGCCGAAGAAAGTCAGTGCCTCGTTGATGAATAGAGCTGATGAGGATTGACGGGTATCGCCGGAGCCCTGGGAGTAGAAACTCCAGTCGAAGTAGCGTTCTACGTCTGGCCACCCCCTGGCTATCATCCGCGTCGACAACCACTGGGTAACCAAAGCGGTTTTGCCAACGCCGCCCCAGGCAACCAGGCTGAGCACATGGGTGCCCGCGTCCGCCCAAGCGTTGTCAATCAGTGCCAGCTCGTCCTCCCGTCCAAAAAACGAGCGGGCTGCGTGGCGCGTGAGGCGAGACGGTGAAATTGCCTTATTCTCACCAGGTGTGATCCCGAAACGCACGCACACGTCAGCGACAATCTGTGCACACCGAAGAGATTCACTTTTCAGCGTATCCGCGTGTTTGCGGGCAGCGCGCAGTGCGTCGAGGTGAGCCCGCTGGGGGAAATCTGGGGCCTCGTGTCCCTC belongs to Pseudomonadota bacterium and includes:
- a CDS encoding phage tail sheath C-terminal domain-containing protein codes for the protein NVPLGGKAVNAIRSFSGRGVLVWGARTLDGNSQDWRYINVRRTLIMLEQSIRAATEPFVFAPNTSSTWVTVRTMIENFLHNQWKAGALSGATPNEAYRVEAGLGSTMTGNDILDGYMRVSVQVAVVRPAEFIVITFQQRMQVA
- a CDS encoding phage tail protein, whose protein sequence is MPRFYFSVDLGDAGKIPFQEVSGLDTEAEAITYRAGDSTAFPVIKMPGLVKTSTVTLKKGIFVNDNRFWSWFKQIQMNVITRQSVTISLLDEEAKPTMVWKLANAWPTNITGTDLTPDGNEVAVETLELAYESLTIGNGDEIG
- a CDS encoding phage tail protein; the encoded protein is MNDHPPAAFGFCVHIVDNPTGEGGSFQAISGLDAERGVTEVAEGGENRFVHALPGRATSQMLTLERGVVSAGSPLFAWCKKTFERGMSEPVTPQSLTVELLDPEHTPVMAWSLSGAWPVTWTVGTLRSEINDIAIETLTLACSSISRHGVGVPQRD
- a CDS encoding MipA/OmpV family protein translates to MPLPSIPDFTRGAGWGGGYGIGLEYEGAYEGSDNYGTEFDPNITNQYRFGNQMVYQEGVEIAWRYLRQPDWLITAGGYYEDGLAPDDSDDGFLAGIEERDAVVSVFVETKHAFGPAWKNWVAARFLTGPSDFGWWTELTAGHRFSDAPDGSGTEAWLYLSYGDADFFNRGFGVSAQDAANSGLAETTLDGGLRSTGFFITDRRILTDNIQFITKLGTEFYSSEIQKSPLAVDDYKLEVGAVLLWQF